A region from the Brachyspira pilosicoli genome encodes:
- a CDS encoding YggS family pyridoxal phosphate-dependent enzyme: MDRDTIKNKYDSIVENINSLKNKYNINYNIDVVAVSKYSPIETIKEFLSLNIDLPLGESKAQSLRDRAEELNKDYDNVIWHFIGRIQSNKVKYIVRYADLIQSVDSIEIAEYINKEAIKNSKVQDILLQFNISNEEQKGGFNLADYNMVYDKIKNLSNVNIKGVMGISLKVDNDFEIEKEFESLNEVFIKLKDENTSILSMGMTNDYHLAIKHGSNMIRIGSGFLGYS, from the coding sequence ATGGACAGAGATACTATTAAAAATAAATATGATTCTATAGTAGAAAATATAAATTCACTGAAAAATAAATATAATATAAATTATAACATAGATGTTGTAGCTGTTAGTAAATATTCGCCAATAGAAACTATAAAAGAGTTTTTGTCTTTGAATATTGATTTGCCATTAGGAGAATCTAAGGCGCAGAGCTTAAGGGATAGGGCAGAGGAGCTTAATAAAGATTATGATAATGTAATTTGGCACTTTATAGGAAGAATACAATCAAACAAAGTAAAATATATAGTAAGATATGCTGATTTAATACAAAGTGTGGACAGTATTGAAATTGCTGAATATATAAACAAAGAAGCTATAAAAAACAGTAAAGTTCAAGATATATTACTGCAATTTAATATAAGCAATGAAGAGCAAAAAGGCGGATTTAATTTAGCTGATTATAATATGGTTTATGATAAAATAAAAAACTTATCGAATGTTAATATAAAAGGAGTTATGGGTATATCATTAAAAGTTGATAATGATTTTGAGATAGAAAAAGAGTTTGAATCTCTAAATGAAGTTTTTATAAAGTTGAAAGATGAAAATACTTCAATACTTTCAATGGGCATGACCAACGATTATCATTTAGCTATAAAGCATGGCTCTAACATGATTAGAATAGGAAGCGGTTTTTTAGGATATTCTTAA
- the tsaE gene encoding tRNA (adenosine(37)-N6)-threonylcarbamoyltransferase complex ATPase subunit type 1 TsaE — protein sequence MKEILKEYNNIAIENIEEVAQYIYKLLKDGDLIIMNGDLGFGKTTFVRLLSRLLQSDDIVSSPSFTLINEYDIILNNKETVLRHVDLYRLSSVAELDDIGFKDKIKEDGITMIEWGEKFIEYFDKPYYLFEIEMINNDSRLYRISLIK from the coding sequence ATGAAAGAAATATTAAAAGAATATAATAATATTGCTATAGAGAATATAGAAGAAGTAGCTCAATATATATATAAATTACTAAAAGACGGTGATTTAATTATAATGAATGGAGATTTGGGCTTTGGAAAGACCACTTTTGTAAGACTTCTTTCAAGACTGCTTCAAAGTGATGACATAGTAAGCAGTCCATCTTTTACTCTAATTAATGAGTATGATATTATATTAAACAATAAAGAAACTGTACTTCGCCATGTTGATCTTTATAGACTTTCTTCTGTTGCTGAGCTTGATGATATAGGATTTAAAGATAAGATAAAAGAAGACGGCATTACTATGATAGAATGGGGAGAGAAGTTTATAGAGTATTTTGACAAGCCGTATTATTTATTTGAAATAGAAATGATTAATAATGACAGCAGATTATATAGGATTAGTTTAATTAAATGA
- the ptsP gene encoding phosphoenolpyruvate--protein phosphotransferase — protein MPDKRTILKGNGIGNYVSIGDSFLYLNSLITPMYNIEKEDVEEEHVRLDKAIEQSKKQIEYLIANVNNNLKNILSMHILLIQDPVIIKQVKDEVKEKLLNVEYVYDSVITEYFDRISAFNNRMLSERASDIIDIKGRVIRNLLNPSTESTFSIPKDCIVISKTLTPSDVLKFNSIGVGGFIVEGGGYTSHAAILAKSFGIPTIFNVENITNRAKNDRKIIIDCRSNIVILNPNDKDTHNYTLLSEKLKKYKEQSIKDAKEKAITKDNTEITINANIDIPEEMESVIKYGIDSIGLYRTEFLYIYSDDGNSCALPTEERQFNVYKKIASSANGKVIIRTLDIGGDKMAPSLGVFNIKEDNPFLGWRAIRFCLSNKRIFKNQIRALLRASVYGNIEIMIPMISTLEEFLEAKKFINEIKEELKKENIAYNDNIKIGALIETPSAAIIIDLLIEETDFISIGSNDLTQYILACDRTNEKLTYLYNPIDISVLRILKHIIKTAKDNNKLVTLCGEMGGVPMYTPILLGLGIRELSMSVTSIAEVKNIIRSVSIEECEKLVDTMLENKNNDFSKSILESFIKKLQTQKV, from the coding sequence ATGCCTGATAAAAGAACTATACTAAAAGGAAACGGCATCGGTAATTATGTATCTATAGGAGATTCATTCCTATATCTTAATTCATTAATAACCCCAATGTATAATATAGAAAAAGAAGATGTTGAAGAAGAGCATGTAAGATTAGATAAGGCTATAGAACAATCCAAAAAACAAATAGAATATTTAATAGCTAATGTTAATAATAATTTAAAAAATATTTTATCTATGCATATTTTGCTTATTCAAGACCCTGTAATAATAAAACAGGTAAAAGATGAGGTAAAAGAGAAATTATTAAATGTTGAATATGTATATGATAGTGTGATAACAGAATATTTTGATAGAATATCTGCTTTTAATAATAGAATGCTTTCAGAGAGAGCTAGTGATATAATAGATATAAAGGGCAGAGTAATAAGAAATTTATTAAACCCTAGCACAGAGAGTACATTTTCTATACCAAAAGACTGCATAGTAATATCTAAAACATTAACACCAAGCGATGTATTAAAGTTTAACAGTATAGGTGTTGGCGGATTTATAGTGGAAGGAGGAGGTTATACTTCTCACGCTGCTATACTTGCTAAATCTTTTGGAATACCTACTATTTTTAATGTAGAAAATATTACTAATAGAGCAAAGAATGATAGAAAAATCATAATAGATTGTAGGAGTAATATAGTCATATTAAATCCAAATGATAAAGATACTCACAATTACACTTTATTATCTGAAAAATTAAAAAAATATAAAGAGCAATCTATTAAAGATGCCAAAGAAAAAGCTATAACCAAAGATAATACAGAAATAACTATAAATGCCAATATAGATATACCTGAAGAAATGGAAAGCGTTATAAAATATGGCATAGATTCAATAGGACTTTATAGAACAGAGTTTTTATATATTTATTCTGATGACGGCAATAGCTGTGCTTTACCGACAGAAGAGAGACAATTTAATGTATACAAAAAAATAGCCTCATCTGCAAATGGTAAAGTAATAATAAGAACATTAGATATTGGCGGAGATAAAATGGCGCCATCTCTTGGAGTCTTTAATATAAAAGAAGATAATCCATTTTTAGGATGGCGTGCTATAAGATTTTGTTTATCAAACAAAAGAATATTTAAAAATCAAATAAGAGCATTATTAAGAGCTTCTGTGTATGGAAATATAGAAATAATGATACCTATGATAAGTACTTTAGAAGAGTTTTTAGAGGCTAAAAAATTTATTAATGAAATAAAAGAAGAATTAAAGAAAGAAAATATAGCATATAATGACAATATAAAAATAGGTGCCTTAATAGAAACTCCTTCTGCAGCAATTATCATAGATTTACTTATAGAAGAAACAGACTTTATTTCTATAGGCTCTAATGATTTAACGCAATATATATTGGCATGTGATAGAACAAATGAAAAATTAACTTATCTTTATAATCCTATAGATATATCTGTTTTAAGAATATTAAAGCATATTATAAAAACAGCAAAAGATAATAATAAACTAGTAACATTATGCGGAGAGATGGGCGGCGTTCCAATGTATACTCCTATTTTACTTGGTCTTGGAATTAGAGAATTATCCATGTCTGTAACTTCTATAGCAGAAGTGAAAAATATAATAAGGTCTGTATCTATAGAAGAATGTGAAAAATTAGTTGATACTATGCTTGAAAACAAAAACAATGATTTTTCTAAATCTATTTTAGAAAGTTTTATAAAGAAACTACAAACTCAAAAGGTATAA
- a CDS encoding 5'-methylthioadenosine/adenosylhomocysteine nucleosidase, with translation MSEIKRIAIIGAMDCEITNFKGLIKDIEEIEIANIIYYKGVLCGKNVVLLKSGIGKVNAAIATTIAIEKFNVEKIIFTGVAGSGNPDYDISDIVISKDLIEHDFDTSDLDGDELTVLVKGYSDNYYPADKSLIELAKVSAQKVITENKVYIDTIATGDQFVGNNEKVKQIHNKFKAGAIEMEGAAVAHAALMYKVPFVVIRSLSDKADSDAVVDFPKFVAKAAENSKKIVIEMLNNI, from the coding sequence ATGTCTGAAATAAAAAGAATTGCAATAATCGGTGCTATGGACTGTGAAATTACTAATTTTAAAGGTTTGATAAAAGATATAGAAGAAATTGAAATAGCTAATATTATATATTATAAAGGGGTGCTATGCGGTAAAAATGTTGTACTATTAAAATCTGGTATAGGAAAAGTTAATGCTGCTATTGCTACAACTATTGCTATAGAAAAATTTAACGTAGAAAAAATAATCTTTACAGGCGTTGCTGGTTCAGGCAATCCTGATTATGATATATCTGATATTGTTATATCAAAAGATTTAATAGAGCATGATTTTGATACAAGCGATTTAGATGGAGATGAACTTACAGTTTTAGTGAAAGGATATAGTGATAATTATTATCCTGCTGATAAATCTTTAATAGAACTTGCAAAAGTTTCAGCTCAAAAAGTTATAACTGAAAATAAAGTTTATATTGATACAATAGCCACTGGAGACCAATTTGTAGGTAACAATGAAAAGGTTAAACAAATACATAATAAATTTAAAGCTGGTGCTATAGAAATGGAAGGTGCCGCTGTTGCTCATGCAGCTTTGATGTATAAAGTACCTTTTGTAGTTATACGTTCATTATCTGATAAAGCGGATAGTGATGCGGTGGTAGATTTTCCAAAATTTGTAGCTAAGGCAGCAGAAAATTCTAAAAAAATAGTGATAGAAATGCTTAATAATATTTAA
- the radA gene encoding DNA repair protein RadA gives MAKKTNTVFVCENCGESTINWMGKCPSCGSWNSLKPFTEPEESKIKTVKNTLSTDKAQLTSIKKIKTSDNIRTSTNIDELNRVLGGGIVSGSVILIGGEPGIGKSTLLLQVASNIAKKEKVYYFTGEESLEQIKLRADRLSLEDSDFLISSESNCDNIINTLLDEPPSLAIIDSIQTIYSPSTNSIAGSPAQIKNCAWALMQTAKLKNITIFLVGHITKEGTIAGPKILEHIVDCVLYFEGDDKGIYRILRAVKNRYGAVDEVGIFEMAGNGLMEVKDPSKVFTRSLNEAVFAGSVITPVIEGSRVFCVEQEALVGSSAFGYPRRLTIGYDQYRLLIIIAILEKRCHINLSNQDVYINIANGLNVKETASDISIAMAIVSSMYGIAIQRTTAYIGELGLSGEVRPVRFIERRIKEMKKFSLKEVYISKRAVKELSKSIDGVKIIGIDHISEAIKMLGVS, from the coding sequence ATGGCGAAGAAAACTAATACAGTATTTGTTTGTGAAAATTGCGGGGAGAGCACTATCAATTGGATGGGTAAATGCCCTTCCTGCGGTTCTTGGAATAGTTTAAAACCTTTTACTGAGCCGGAAGAAAGCAAAATAAAAACAGTAAAAAATACTCTCTCTACAGACAAAGCACAATTAACTTCAATAAAAAAAATAAAAACCTCTGATAATATAAGAACATCAACTAATATAGATGAACTTAATAGAGTATTAGGAGGCGGAATTGTATCGGGCAGCGTTATACTTATAGGAGGAGAGCCAGGAATTGGTAAGTCAACACTCCTTTTACAAGTTGCTTCTAATATTGCCAAAAAAGAAAAAGTTTATTATTTTACAGGTGAGGAATCTCTTGAGCAGATAAAACTAAGAGCAGATAGGCTTTCATTAGAAGATTCTGACTTTTTAATATCATCAGAGTCAAATTGCGACAATATAATAAACACTCTTTTAGATGAACCTCCATCACTTGCTATAATAGATTCCATTCAAACAATATACAGCCCATCTACAAACAGCATAGCAGGCTCACCAGCACAAATAAAAAACTGTGCTTGGGCATTGATGCAGACTGCCAAACTAAAAAACATAACAATATTTTTAGTAGGTCATATAACAAAAGAAGGCACTATAGCAGGACCTAAAATATTAGAGCATATTGTAGACTGTGTGTTATATTTTGAGGGTGATGATAAGGGTATATATAGAATATTAAGAGCTGTAAAAAACCGTTATGGTGCGGTTGATGAAGTAGGAATATTTGAGATGGCAGGAAATGGGCTTATGGAAGTAAAAGACCCTTCAAAAGTTTTTACTCGTTCTCTTAATGAAGCTGTGTTTGCTGGAAGTGTGATAACTCCTGTAATAGAGGGTAGCAGGGTATTTTGTGTGGAGCAAGAGGCTTTGGTTGGAAGCAGTGCTTTTGGTTATCCTCGAAGGCTTACTATAGGTTACGACCAATATAGGCTTCTTATCATCATTGCTATTTTAGAAAAAAGATGTCATATAAATCTTTCTAATCAAGATGTATATATTAATATTGCAAATGGTCTTAATGTTAAGGAGACTGCGAGTGATATTTCTATTGCTATGGCTATAGTGTCAAGTATGTATGGCATAGCTATTCAGAGAACTACGGCTTATATTGGAGAGTTGGGGCTTTCGGGAGAGGTGAGACCTGTAAGGTTTATTGAAAGGCGTATAAAAGAGATGAAGAAATTTTCTCTTAAAGAAGTTTATATTTCAAAGAGAGCTGTAAAAGAATTAAGCAAGTCTATAGATGGTGTTAAGATTATAGGCATAGACCATATTTCAGAAGCTATAAAAATGCTTGGCGTTTCATAA
- a CDS encoding GldG family protein, giving the protein MTKRKDRIITFIFVLVIIVLINAIVNQFTPFIDLTKDKIYSLSSGSKSLVKSLKEPLSVKFFLTPNLPPPFSTYEKYIKDLFAEYKSAAGKNISFEIIDASTNTTMANQYGITSTQINVLEKDQTSSKIAYMGLAFIYGDSIESIPFVRSTEGLEYNIDTIIRKLIDKNDKLSRLENNLNVYYISSPEVYELLPIGAIELIPDSIMQAVTEANKNLMNKVVFTHVDMSSPNQENEDIIKKLNIKKLEWQDIKDNDGAIIVPKGNGYFSLVLENGDDVLELSTSSILYGDFAGITDEISKGIDSMLGLKANIGYIEGHNEPNTIDIPVQYGGNPNDAYISASRYASEIEANYNFQPLNLDTQDIPSTMDALVVLGSFTPFSDAELYKLDQFIMSGKPVLFMLNGAHIDENDPNAQMYGPRLTPVTNRLNEILPSYGLSLATNMIFDDNAYRAQLQEGMSEQKIYYIPLIMPENINSKADITKSINLMLAPLSSEILISSNDAKITPLFYSSDKSWVETNDLTSSMRGMPKDSNLLSKRLIAAISQGSMTSAFEGKDIPINSTNINIANVNRLNSTTSGRVIVVGSVDMARNSAFDANKIFLMNMIDYMVGDTALMDIRRKGAIFNPPYQVPESIKMAVRFINIVIVPLIVILFGVMLWRSDKNRRKKIFEKFNNGEEN; this is encoded by the coding sequence ATGACTAAGAGAAAAGATAGAATAATAACTTTTATTTTTGTACTTGTGATTATTGTTTTAATAAATGCAATAGTTAATCAATTTACGCCTTTTATAGATTTAACTAAAGATAAAATATATTCTTTAAGCAGCGGAAGCAAATCATTGGTTAAAAGTTTAAAAGAGCCTTTAAGCGTGAAGTTTTTTTTAACACCCAATTTACCGCCTCCTTTTTCTACTTATGAAAAATATATAAAAGATTTATTTGCAGAATATAAATCAGCAGCAGGAAAAAATATAAGCTTTGAAATAATAGATGCATCTACAAATACAACAATGGCTAATCAATACGGAATTACTTCTACTCAAATAAATGTATTAGAAAAAGACCAAACAAGCAGTAAAATAGCATACATGGGTTTAGCATTTATATATGGTGATTCTATAGAGTCTATACCTTTTGTAAGGTCTACTGAAGGTTTAGAATATAATATTGATACAATTATAAGAAAACTTATTGATAAAAATGATAAATTAAGCAGATTAGAAAATAATTTAAATGTTTATTATATATCTTCTCCGGAAGTTTATGAGCTTTTACCTATTGGAGCAATAGAGTTAATACCAGACAGCATAATGCAGGCTGTAACAGAGGCTAATAAAAACTTAATGAATAAAGTAGTATTTACTCATGTTGATATGTCTAGTCCAAATCAGGAAAATGAAGATATAATAAAAAAACTTAATATAAAAAAATTAGAATGGCAAGATATAAAAGATAATGACGGTGCTATTATAGTTCCAAAAGGAAACGGATATTTTTCTTTAGTTTTAGAAAATGGTGATGATGTATTAGAACTTTCTACTTCTTCAATATTATATGGGGATTTTGCAGGCATCACAGATGAGATTTCTAAAGGTATAGACAGCATGCTTGGTTTAAAAGCTAATATTGGTTATATAGAAGGGCATAATGAACCTAATACTATAGATATACCAGTTCAATATGGCGGGAATCCTAACGATGCTTATATAAGTGCGAGCAGATATGCATCAGAAATTGAAGCTAATTATAATTTTCAGCCTTTAAATTTAGATACTCAAGATATTCCTTCCACAATGGACGCTTTAGTTGTTTTAGGGAGTTTTACTCCTTTTAGTGATGCTGAATTATATAAGTTAGACCAATTTATAATGAGCGGTAAACCCGTATTATTTATGCTTAATGGGGCTCATATAGATGAAAATGACCCTAATGCACAGATGTATGGACCTCGTTTAACTCCTGTTACTAATAGATTAAATGAAATACTTCCAAGTTACGGACTTTCTTTAGCTACAAATATGATATTTGATGATAATGCTTATAGAGCACAATTACAAGAAGGTATGTCTGAACAGAAAATATATTATATACCTCTTATAATGCCTGAAAATATTAATTCAAAAGCTGATATAACAAAAAGTATTAATTTAATGCTTGCTCCCCTATCTAGTGAAATATTAATTAGCAGCAACGATGCTAAAATTACTCCATTATTTTATTCGAGTGATAAGAGTTGGGTAGAAACTAATGATTTAACTTCATCTATGAGAGGTATGCCGAAAGACAGTAATTTGCTTTCTAAAAGACTTATAGCTGCAATTTCTCAGGGCAGTATGACTAGTGCTTTTGAAGGTAAAGATATTCCTATTAACTCTACAAATATTAATATAGCAAATGTTAATAGATTAAACTCCACAACAAGCGGAAGAGTTATAGTTGTTGGTTCTGTTGATATGGCAAGAAATAGTGCTTTTGATGCTAATAAAATTTTCTTAATGAACATGATTGATTATATGGTTGGGGACACTGCTCTTATGGATATAAGAAGAAAGGGAGCTATATTTAATCCTCCTTATCAAGTGCCTGAAAGCATAAAGATGGCTGTGAGATTTATTAATATAGTAATTGTTCCTTTGATTGTTATATTATTTGGTGTGATGTTATGGCGTAGCGATAAAAACAGAAGAAAGAAAATATTTGAGAAATTTAATAATGGCGAAGAAAACTAA
- the pta gene encoding phosphate acetyltransferase, translated as MASFMDSLREKVKANPKSIVLAEGYDERHVKAAVILKREGLAKDVILIGDRAKVEALARENSLTLGDSFARVFDPKVESKTENYIELLFKAREKKGMTREQAKELIVYNSVYTGAAILADGGADGMVGGAVYATGEMLRAALFLIGLKQGIKTLSSTFFVESPDKALFDDGIACFADCAVIPDPTSEQLADIAESTADSFRKMTGKDPRVAFLSFSTKGSASHESVDKVIEAKKILDSRNVNFVYDGELQFDAAIVPKVGEQKAPNSKVKGNANVLIFPNLNAGNIGYKIAQRVGKCTAIGPMLQGIAKPANDLSRGCSAQDIADLVVLTSLQ; from the coding sequence ATGGCATCATTTATGGATAGTTTAAGAGAAAAGGTTAAAGCTAATCCTAAAAGCATAGTTTTAGCAGAGGGGTATGATGAAAGACATGTTAAGGCTGCTGTCATACTAAAAAGAGAAGGCTTAGCAAAAGATGTTATTTTAATAGGCGACAGGGCTAAAGTAGAGGCTTTAGCAAGAGAAAATTCTCTTACATTAGGAGATAGTTTTGCTAGAGTATTTGACCCTAAAGTAGAATCTAAAACAGAAAACTATATAGAATTATTATTTAAGGCTAGAGAAAAAAAAGGAATGACTAGAGAACAAGCTAAAGAACTTATCGTTTATAATTCTGTATATACTGGTGCTGCTATTTTAGCTGATGGCGGGGCTGATGGTATGGTTGGAGGTGCAGTATATGCTACAGGCGAGATGCTTAGAGCTGCTTTATTTTTAATAGGCTTAAAACAAGGTATTAAAACTTTATCTTCTACATTCTTTGTAGAGAGCCCTGATAAGGCTTTATTTGATGATGGTATAGCTTGTTTTGCTGATTGTGCTGTTATACCTGATCCTACTTCTGAACAGCTTGCTGATATTGCTGAGTCTACTGCTGATTCTTTTAGAAAAATGACTGGTAAAGATCCGAGAGTTGCTTTCTTATCTTTCTCTACTAAAGGTTCTGCAAGCCATGAATCTGTTGATAAAGTAATAGAGGCTAAAAAAATATTAGATTCAAGAAATGTTAATTTTGTTTATGATGGTGAGCTTCAATTTGATGCTGCTATAGTTCCAAAAGTAGGAGAACAAAAAGCACCTAATTCTAAAGTTAAAGGTAATGCTAATGTACTAATATTCCCTAATTTGAATGCTGGTAATATTGGTTATAAAATTGCTCAGAGAGTTGGTAAATGTACTGCTATTGGTCCTATGCTTCAAGGTATTGCTAAACCTGCTAATGACCTTTCAAGAGGCTGTTCTGCTCAGGATATAGCTGATTTAGTAGTTTTAACTTCTTTGCAATAA
- a CDS encoding S-methyl-5-thioribose-1-phosphate isomerase, producing MERKDYDLPFLLRYENVAWYENKKVRILDRRIYPTEISFVECYNYREVAEAIYNMVTQSAGPYTACAMGMALAASEVEKKTEKEQIEFLTEASNVLANSRPTTANRYKIITESALEAAKKALKEGKSTVEAIFNNAIESLNRRYSIMEEVGTYLIKLVENNASILTQCFGETIVGMMCRAAKKENKTFKAYCLETRPYFQGARLTSSCFYESGIDVTVITDNMAAYVMQKGAIDIFTSAADTITRDGYIANKIGTLQAAILADKFEIPYYVTGIPDKDKNKGSDIVIEERDPELVLSYRGIPNTLKGVKGIYPSFDVTPPKLISAVVTDKGIYSPYNLEEYFETETRDFY from the coding sequence ATGGAAAGAAAAGATTATGATTTGCCTTTTTTGTTGAGATACGAAAATGTTGCTTGGTATGAAAACAAAAAAGTAAGAATATTAGATAGAAGAATATACCCTACAGAAATTAGTTTTGTGGAATGCTATAATTACAGAGAGGTTGCTGAGGCTATATATAATATGGTGACTCAAAGTGCTGGTCCTTATACGGCTTGTGCTATGGGTATGGCTTTGGCGGCAAGTGAAGTTGAAAAGAAAACAGAAAAAGAACAAATTGAGTTTTTAACAGAAGCTTCTAATGTACTTGCAAACTCTAGACCTACAACTGCAAACAGATATAAAATTATAACAGAATCTGCATTAGAGGCTGCTAAAAAAGCATTAAAAGAAGGCAAAAGTACAGTAGAAGCTATTTTTAATAATGCAATAGAATCTCTAAACAGAAGATATTCTATTATGGAAGAGGTTGGAACATATTTAATAAAACTTGTAGAAAATAATGCTTCCATATTAACTCAATGCTTTGGAGAAACTATAGTAGGAATGATGTGTAGGGCTGCTAAAAAAGAAAATAAAACTTTTAAAGCATATTGTTTAGAGACTCGTCCATATTTTCAAGGTGCAAGACTTACCTCTTCTTGTTTTTATGAAAGCGGTATAGATGTAACAGTTATTACAGATAATATGGCAGCTTATGTTATGCAAAAAGGTGCTATAGATATATTTACTTCGGCAGCTGACACCATCACAAGAGATGGATATATTGCAAACAAAATAGGAACTCTTCAAGCTGCAATATTGGCAGACAAATTTGAAATTCCTTATTATGTTACAGGCATACCAGATAAAGACAAAAACAAAGGCTCTGATATAGTGATAGAAGAGAGAGACCCGGAACTTGTTTTATCATACAGAGGAATACCCAATACATTAAAAGGCGTTAAAGGAATATACCCTTCTTTTGATGTTACTCCTCCAAAACTAATAAGTGCCGTTGTTACAGATAAGGGAATATATTCTCCATACAACTTAGAAGAATATTTTGAAACGGAGACTAGAGATTTTTATTGA
- a CDS encoding RluA family pseudouridine synthase, whose product MNNLEQITNFINPLYEDNHIIVAVKPPNIPTQADNTGDISFFENIKDYIKLKYAKQGNVFLGLVHRLDRPVSGVMVFAKTSKAASRLSEAIRNRNFQKTYYCVVKGILLEKENTLENYLIKKTNKLGNIAMVVFENTKNAKKAILHYKVLKEDNIKNLSLLKIELETGRFHQIRVQLSNLGHAIYGDRKYGSYIKYDRDDVPLALFAKSIKFPHPTKNEEIFIEADLPDYNPWNIFNN is encoded by the coding sequence ATGAACAACTTAGAACAAATTACAAACTTTATAAACCCTCTATACGAAGATAATCATATTATAGTAGCTGTAAAACCTCCAAACATTCCAACTCAAGCAGATAATACAGGCGATATATCTTTCTTTGAAAATATAAAAGACTATATAAAATTAAAATATGCTAAACAAGGAAATGTTTTTTTAGGATTAGTGCATAGATTAGACAGACCTGTATCTGGTGTTATGGTGTTTGCTAAAACTTCTAAGGCAGCTTCAAGATTAAGCGAAGCTATAAGAAACAGAAACTTTCAAAAGACTTATTACTGCGTAGTAAAAGGAATATTATTAGAAAAAGAAAATACTTTAGAAAATTATCTCATAAAAAAAACAAACAAACTTGGAAACATTGCAATGGTTGTTTTTGAAAATACTAAGAATGCTAAAAAAGCTATTCTTCATTATAAAGTATTAAAAGAAGACAATATTAAAAATTTAAGCCTTTTAAAAATAGAACTTGAGACAGGAAGATTTCATCAAATAAGAGTACAGCTTTCAAATCTTGGGCATGCTATATATGGCGACAGAAAATACGGTTCATACATAAAATATGACAGAGATGATGTGCCTTTAGCTTTGTTTGCCAAAAGCATTAAATTTCCCCACCCTACAAAAAACGAAGAAATATTTATTGAAGCTGATTTACCCGATTATAACCCTTGGAATATTTTTAATAATTAA